CACCTTGAAAACGTATTAGGcatactaaaacaataatagccAAATTACgcgaacaataattattttgaatattttaagatgCCGATACGTACAAGACTCAGATAAAACTTAATCGCCGGCTAGTCTTGGGAAGTCGGCGCGAATGTATACCGCGTGTATTTTAATCATACGTTCGGAATCTCGATAATCTGTTGGAATTATGTTCAGTGTAGTGAACGATAAAATACCTCAGATTGTTTTCGCGTTATCAGGTACGTACTAACAATCGATTTACATAACGATGTAATGcttagattatattaatattacgtacTCGTATACTAGATATAACGAGCTAACCGAAAATTAATGtcattacagtaaaataatgaaatcacTCTAATTTAGcgaaaaatatagattatgtCTCGAGTCCGATATGTGTGTaagaataaacaaataatataagttcgatattataatatattccgtATTGATCAATTGTTATTCTATAGTCGATTGTCGTTCCTGGACTGCAATGTCATTTTTTTCTCCTTGTccgatttttcaatataataaacgtcGCGAGATTGTAacgaataacaatacaattattattattataaataaatatgtatagtgttCCGTTCAAGGCACTGCAGTCATATAATCGtattgaaatgaaaataaagtaataaagcatagaacaaaataaaatattttttgttgtcaGACGTCCAATTTCGTTGGCATCACTCTACTCAAATGTCACTAGAACGCaatttaatacacataattacGCAGTGTATTTGTGACATCCGAATacttctttaaataataacgaacATGGTATCACGGTCTTCCAGAACATGTATAGCACATAAAATAGTGCGAATCATATGGaatgtgcatattataaagacggtatacatatattatgcactcgataaaaaaaaaaatattatctcaaataaattactaaatgaaCACAATGGCAGTGACAGATCTGACGTTTGATCAATATAGCGGGGTAAAAGAGGAGgacagtaattataattttttaataaaacgacTCTTGATTTCTCCTTCATCaaatttttgctttttaattgtatagttttgttttcGACAGTTGTATTTGTTAGTAAAACTGCTAAaaaagttcataaaaaaaactatggcCCAACCTTTGAGGAGGAGAACTTCAAACAATCTACCTAGATTGCTTTCTTTAAAATACGTCACCGTGTGACACGGCGCGGGTCGTTTCATTAGAGTTTATCAATCAAACAAACCGTTGACGGTGACTATTAAATGAtgactataactatatatatatatataaaaatatgaaatattttaattaagattgaccatcaacatttatttatgaagttGTCATAAGAAAtccaatgttaaatatatttataacttattatactctgttagttttttaattaataaatactaaatagtgaGTTTACAGCGTCAGCACAATAACCtatatccaaaaaataataggtaattataaaacgTTATATTCGCATATGCGACAAAATAAaacgtacattatatttttaaaatacgaaaatatgACCTAATAATGTATCGATAATAACTTGTCtgcctgtataatatatagaaacatGAAACATCatacgataatattgtaaaattgagTGAATAAAGTTGTTGAATGATAAATTTTCGAATATGTCGCAGCttttcaaaatagtatataaatagccGTGTTTACGAGATTCGATGCATATCATCATAATTTGtcataatgatgatgatgtgGCTTATCAACTGTGCATCTCTGGAAACGATAATTTCGCCGAATTAATGTTTTACCACATGACATATCATTGAAATTCGTTTAAATAAActcacttttatttaaataactggtgcAGTTTAATCCTTGCTAGTTTCAaaccatattaaatttaagcaaaaattgtgttttcaaCATAGTTGTGAGTTGTGATTGACTTaccaaaaacaaatcaaaatagtAGAAATGGttcgtttttctttttctaattGTAAATCGAAATagcaaaattatttcttataagtttCAATCACAGACGATAACTCAAAATTCAGCACTGCAATCCATCATAAGTGACCCGAAATctgacttaaaattaattaatttcttttttctttttttctctctGCTactatgcaatataatataacaactaaaACCTAATGACATAtaagtattgtaaaattattcgaATTCCGATGTGAGCCAAAATCGTCGTTGATTATCTATATGCATACAAAAACTCACCCCcatacgttattatttattaatttagggctcggattttaaagcgcatatgcttctttttttatatgtaagatagaaatctaatttttatacatagattcgtttcacgtcattctgattccaaataaaccaattttttttttgctttttttatgaaaatgttttttttaaattattccagctatgaatttttttatatgtttgttatgctattctaataaaattaattaattaataagaagaagaaatgtaaaaacccagaatgcatTAAAGGTATTGGgttgttattgttttcgttatcggcttgattattaaatgtattaaacgtatagattATCGATCTATACAGATAGCCTGCAGTACCTAATCGGTCAGTATGCTTATAACATCGATATCAACCATTTCAAAACGTATGAATTaggattttaatttgaaacctcTCGTATGAAGTATCGATCACTTCAGTGGATGTAGTGAGTTCGTTTTCTACTAATACAAACTTTCTATCGGACATTAGAGTCAGTTGCACTACTGAAAATCTAGAGAAATACATGGtagttaattctatttttagtttaaattaatatttcaaatttttttttattcatttctacAACTGgttcatgttaatttttggttttgtttttttttttttttttggtttttttaaccAATCGTGTGCatttttagttgcttattatattatgctttaaaatccgagtccagtttattctattattttataatactaatgatattatacacgtgTTTCGTTTTGGCCGTTGCAGCGTCCCTGGGTGCGTTCGTCATCGGCACAGTGCTCGGATGGTCATCGCCGACGATGACGATGTTGGAGAACGGGACCGCCGTCAGTTTCGAGGTGTCGTCAATGGCCGCGGCGACCGCGTGCTCGCTGTTCGGCGTGGGCGCTGTGATCGGCGCCGTGCCCGCCGGCGCCGTGTCGTCCGTGTTCGGCCGACGAGTGTCGCTCATCGTCAGCGAGGCGCATGTGGTCTTCGGCTGGTTGATGATCGCGTTCCCGAAGGCCGCGCGGATGCTGTACGTGGGCCGGATACTGCAGGGCGTCGGGTGCGGTGCCATGTGCACCATAATACCCATGTACGTCGGCGAGATTGCCGAACCCGAGATTCGAGGTTTTTATCCCTACAAagttttgtcattattataaaaatacaataattaacataatgtaCCGCTATCGGAGCTGTGAGAGATCGTAGTAATATACCTGAGCCGATCGagacgaaaaacaaaaataaaatatcctcTGCATAGCAATAATAACGATTAACGacactcatataatatattattatctcggGATTTTACGACGACATCGTGATAGTTGATAATACGATTGGTGGAAGGTGGGCACTGGGACGAGTGTGATAGTTTTgaccaaaattttaattgtccgTTCTAGTGACATTTGatgtatatcatttatacCGTTTGGGAGAGCGAAATCATTTTTGCCTGCACGAGCGATATGCACTTTGATAACCCtcaagtatttttatctttCTATTTTGAGTTAgagtttgtaattaattaataactatatatgtacatcggatgtgattttattttatttttcgattgaGAATATACATATCACTGTTATCCAGTATTCCTGGAATTCGTCCAAATActatttcttcttttttttgtgtaattaaCATCGCCCAAACAATTGTATATTCaaactataaatagttaaataaacttaaaaagttGGAATTTGGATACCTTTTGCTATATGATAGGTAACGAGTGAACTACCGCTGCAATAGatgtgtaaaatttgaattcgttcatataatatcattgtaaacgAAAAGCTATTCTAAACTAAGACTTCTATCGCGTGGTCTATATCACCATGaagtactttaaatttattttcataatacttCTCgtattgctataatataatgtatcgctaatatataatttattttattattagtacataaataacattttttttttatataaaattgtaaaatcaatatattcatggCCCCGCTTAGAATCTAAAACGCGTAATGacgcataaataatacataatttacgagacaaaaataatatgctcgataatggtattttatttcaccgttatagaatttatatattaaaaaatattaagtatattttttgaataattatggaAATTGTGAAAAAGTGTTACATCggtaaattcttataaatctggaatataaatattatataatataatgtctaaaatgtataaaattttaaaaatccctTAAACTATCTAtcaattacctattaattgtTCGGAAATCGCATTGGTACTTTTTTTTGCCCTTCTCGTCTGCATAACTCATTGGTATTTTAGGGTTCCTTGGTGGTTTATATCAGTTGTTCGTCGTGGCCGGCATTTTGTACTCATATGTGCTTGgaaactttttgaattatacccAACTCAACTTAGCGTGCGGCGTGTGGATGGTGATTCACATACTTGGACTGTTGTACATGCCGGAATCACCGTATTTCCTAATCCaggaaaacaaaaaagtttcCGCCGAAGAAGCATTGGCCCGGCTTCGAGACGCCGATCACGACTGCAAGGCTGAACTCGTCGAGATACaggtaaaatgatttattgttttttaatgttatattatataatcgaaGCACAAGACGTTTTCGTTTCATTTGCGTTTCTGTCGTTTCCgaccgtataatatacttaatcttAAAGTTTACAATTTTGCCAATCGTCTAAATACGTATAACTTAAATGAAAAGTTTTTCTGCCCCCATCATAGAAATTTGTCGAAGAAGAGCAAAAGAACAGTTATACGGCGCGCGAAGTGCTCGAGAAGGACGTGAACCGGAGGGCACTGACGATTGGCATCGGTTGTATGTTTTTCCAGCAGACGACCGGTATCAATGCGATCATATTCTATATGAAACACGTGTTCGAAATTTCGGGAAGTGACATTAGTCCCGAACTATGCACCACCATTGTTGGCACAATACAGGTACCCAATacgtaatattgttaaaatattatattaaaatttgtattttaatgtgattttaaaaatataattattataacgttgAATTACGACTAGAGAAGATTCCCGCAACACTCACCCGTTTTGTTTACTTCATTTTCCTGTTAGAATTTTCATCATTGTCTATTAGATgatcgattttaattttttaacactgttattaattttgttccattttacatgtaaaaaagagagaaaattattagtttttcgaCTGTATTTTTCAGGCTCACATTGCATAAATTGTTAAACACGctgtgtgtaaaataataaataaaatcgaaaaatgacaCGTTTTATAGTCAgttgattaattattgttgttgtctGCTCTtgtgttaaataaaaccatcgtgtggaaaaaaatatcaacacaTTGTTCAGTAGGTTACACGGCGTATTGTGTAGGCaatttaagtacataaatgttttgaacTGTTAAACGTATTGGCTTAGAGccacataacaatattattatttcatattgttaatattggtGTAGGTTTACTGATAGTTAATACCTcacgataaattatttgttacctatggtaaactttaatattcgatcttgaaaatgaaaaacaaaaattatttagtacagaaactaaaatattacggttaaattgtatacctatatatttataatatttaattattataggtataatttaataataaccatattattattgacgttCAAAACAAACttcttaactttaaaattatattcaattttaataatttttaagctttgtgattaaaattgtagtatgttactaaaaaatagatacaatAAAGTACTAATAAATCGTATTAACGTACATTCGACATTTtccgttttattataaatcaaacataGAAAATCTAGAAAATACAGTTACTCACGTTTATAtctgtgtaaaaataaagtattggATAGTTTATTAATCGTAAggtattgtttttcttttaaacaaaacaatttaaaatatgtacaatcatatgacaatgaaaaaaaaatcataaataaatagataatacattacatgaacaatataattagGAAATTACCAttgttaataacttttaattaaattaataagtctcTACagcataatcataatattaaaatacgttgACGCCTCTcactaaatattacaaaattatctgTGATtcgaacataatatacaaactgttttaattttctctggcgtgttgtaattaatatgataaaataaaataatcgggTTAGTCGAAAAATATCGAATATGGTTACAATGTCgaccattttatttaatgactaatattttcaaatatttatcgtaTATATGCTTAGTGTATTGTTCTTGTTTATTCgacgaaatattattagaagatGGCGATTATCTGTAATTGTGTTTGATTGAAACgttgtggttttttttctgttgAATCGTTCAAGTTtatcttcatttttatttcactaatttgaaataacaataaaataacaacctagtctattttttaagaaatgacaacatttaagaaataactatatgtataatgtatattacatttatatattttttttaattggtatcAATTTTTCTTCTCACTACAatagtttatactattttgatGTGATTTAAAATCcagttcaaaacaattttaaacaattgtggtatctatgttttatatataaaacatttttcactatAAAAAATGAGCATAAATTTTTTGTCGTATTGTACGCCTAGAaacagtaaatactaaataatatatgtatacggaTATTTTCAGAGAATTGTGAAATCaataaaaccttttttaaCCACAtttcttagaatttttttttacatgtatattgcataatataaggGCATGATTagaaatatgtatgttttagGGTAGGATAAGTTTTCATAATCGTATTGCCTCCGTGCTGCGCCACCTACAATTCTttttaatcatacaattttataaatcatttatttatctattattacaaactaaactaaataaatagctattatttatttgtattaaatagttaataaacaaaaattattcttgTACTATtaacgtacaatattattattattattttttttttatggattaTAATCTTAGTGTAAAATTCATCGATCTTggctttttaataaaatgttggtaatatattctatatttaactttatatcatgatttataaaacactGCAGTTATTGGGAAATCATTCACGTAATAcgattaagttaaattattttgaaataattttatgttgaaataacaaaaataatgatattcatAATAGATAAGAATTCAGGAATATCATTTGTGACATAAAAGGATGCATTTATCTCGAATACATgctctttatattttacatatatgttattgaaatttatagaaGTTTTTccaaaaagaatattaatattttaatgctttaaacattttcaaaggtTATAATGGATCATTTTCGGTATCTATTTGGTACTTATTTGtgaatcaaaagtaaaaaattcaaaagacttaaaaataatcgtgAAACTTTGCAACACTAAGTTTCGATGAAATCAATTTTGATATTCgtgttaattcaaaatttaataaccataGGGCATTAGaaacttaaacaaatatttgtattagtatttttcatacataatgtggttttaaaaatatctaggtatgggttttttttattattattaaattttttactcgGTCAAGtttgaaaaagtaattaacagtttctgataaattgttttcataaaaaagtttaaaagaattgaaaatacattatcatgattttctttacataatcgtttgaagttaattataaatttaccaaCTCTATTATTCAACTAACTGATATAGGTGCAACAAGTATGTGGGTATGTAAATCGTAATATCATACcagtttaatcattatataactAAAGTGTTTTCATGtgatctttaaaattataaaattgatttctaTATTCATTTTGCAATATTCTcggtaactatatttttgttttaggt
The DNA window shown above is from Aphis gossypii isolate Hap1 chromosome 2, ASM2018417v2, whole genome shotgun sequence and carries:
- the LOC114130875 gene encoding facilitated trehalose transporter Tret1-2 homolog — translated: MFSVVNDKIPQIVFALSASLGAFVIGTVLGWSSPTMTMLENGTAVSFEVSSMAAATACSLFGVGAVIGAVPAGAVSSVFGRRVSLIVSEAHVVFGWLMIAFPKAARMLYVGRILQGVGCGAMCTIIPMYVGEIAEPEIRGFLGGLYQLFVVAGILYSYVLGNFLNYTQLNLACGVWMVIHILGLLYMPESPYFLIQENKKVSAEEALARLRDADHDCKAELVEIQKFVEEEQKNSYTAREVLEKDVNRRALTIGIGCMFFQQTTGINAIIFYMKHVFEISGSDISPELCTTIVGTIQVVMTFVSMMITDKFGRRSLMVYSMTSMGLCLLALSYYFFSKKYNPHVAQTLDWLPLVTIVLYISMFSIGCGPIPYIIIGEIFSSELKSMGTGMSIATNWILVWLVTCLAEPMDKFIGPSGTFFVYSGFCFMGMLFVVNCVPETKNRSLAVIQSDLEKN